One Aphelocoma coerulescens isolate FSJ_1873_10779 chromosome 8, UR_Acoe_1.0, whole genome shotgun sequence genomic region harbors:
- the TACSTD2 gene encoding tumor-associated calcium signal transducer 2, translated as MEPLFGVVLGLILAVPSSAHDSCTCATNKWAVCAQDGPGNCTCRLAGSDHPVDCSTLTSKCFLMKAEMIPLKEKRFWRPPHGLSDSDGIYNPDCEDSGVFKARQCNQSSTCWCVNTAGVRRTEKGDRSLSCSELVRTRWIYIELTHKRSSSAFNVPDVAKALTQLFESRYKLHPKYIAAIKYDPPLIQIRLDQNKKPRWDVDIADVAYYFEKDVNNDSIFHSNSQLTVSVNGDALAIEKLWIYYVDEKPPAFCMKQLAAGISAVVTVVVLTAGIGIAVLLVLRWLHTRKYKKFESKEMREIKTPSLELP; from the coding sequence ATGGAGCCTCTGTTTGGGGTTGTGCTGGGTTTGATTCTGGCAGTCCCTTCATCCGCCCATGACAGCTGTACCTGTGCAACCAACAAGTGGGCAGTGTGTGCCCAGGACGGCCCTGGGAACTGCACCTGCAGGCTGGCAGGTTCAGATCACCCTGTAGACTGCTCAACCCTGACTTCAAAATGCTTCCTGATGAAGGCAGAAATGATCCCCCTGAAGGAGAAGCGCTTCTGGAGACCTCCCCATGGGCTGTCAGACAGTGATGGCATTTACAACCCTGACTGCGAGGACAGTGGTGTCTTTAAAGCCAGGCAGTGCAATCAGTCCAGCACCTGCTGGTGTGTGAACACTGCCGGTGTGAGGAGAACCGAGAAGGGAGACAGGAGCCTGAGCTGCAGTGAGCTGGTCCGGACAAGGTGGATCTACATTGAGCTGACACACAAGAGAAGCTCCAGTGCCTTCAATGTTCCTGACGTGGCAAAGGCCCTGACACAGCTGTTTGAGAGCAGGTACAAGCTGCACCCCAAGTACATTGCAGCCATCAAGTACGACCCCCCACTTATCCAAATCCGCCTGGACCAGAACAAGAAACCCAGGTGGGATGTAGATATAGCTGATGTGGCCTATTACTTTGAAAAAGATGTAAACAATGACTCTATATTTCATTCCAACAGTCAATTAACTGTCTCAGTCAATGGAGATGCTCTGGCTATTGAAAAGCTCTGGATTTACTATGTGGATGAAAAGCCCCCAGCGTTCTGCATGAAGCAGCTGGCAGCTGGCATTAGTGCTGTGGTCACCGTGGTGGTCCTGACTGCTGGCATTGGCATCGCTGTGCTGCTTGTCCTCAGGTGGCTGCACACaaggaaatataaaaaattTGAGAGTAAAGAAATGAGGGAAATTAAAACCCCAAGCTTAGAGCTGCCCTGA
- the MYSM1 gene encoding deubiquitinase MYSM1 isoform X2, giving the protein MAAAEEPEVDIEGDPAAAPGDHENTASSLLQDHYLDSSWRTGNSLPWMLDSSISEENRAVIEKMLLEEEYYLSNKSLSEKIWLSQKEVEKRSMKSPHKKTGKVMVRSPTKAPGCSLKWTSEEKELFEQGLVKFGRRWTKIAKLIGTRTVLQVKSYARQYFRNKAKNGDSEKEERSQCGSSLPMEDGIRVEAGNLRGRADPNLNAVKIEKLSDDEEVDITDDMDELLTPAFQQETAKSEFPVIPKSPVEETKAVEQGFSSAGHSSATALPKEDPHHTRPETVDALVFPAVAATCSQHLNGDNSVNLDYQQYNNFIEKAEQGGPVTCHGTAQGTDQELSEEQRDPADNGLLFPSSCQVDEDHQEEAEELKPPDQEVEVDRSIILEEEKQAIPEFFEGRQAKTPERYLKIRNYILDQWERCKPKYLNKTSVRPGLKNCGDVNCIGRIHTYLELIGAINFGCEQAVYNRPQPADRSRCREGKDTVEAYQLAQRLQSMRTRRRRVRDPWGNWCDAKDLEGQTFEHLSAEELARRREEEKLKPAKSSKGSRQIKSSFDPFQLIPCCLFTEEKQAPFQVKVSSEALLIMDLHSHVSLAEVIGLLGGRYSEADKTVEVCAAEPCNSLSTGLQCEMDPVSQTQASESLAARGFQVIGWYHSHPAFDPNPSIRDIDTQAKYQSYFSRGGAMFIGMIISPYNRNNPLPYSQITCLVISDEISSDGSYRLPYKFETEQMLEEPQWELIFEKTRWIIEKYRFCHSVPMDKIFHRDSDLTCLQKLLECMRKTLGKVTNCLIAEEFLTQIENLFLSTYKSEKRDNGEGSENECSHELLV; this is encoded by the exons atggcggcggcggaggaGCCCGAGGTGGACATTGAGGGGGACCCTGCGGCCGCACCGGG AGATCATGAAAACACAGCATCAAGCCTGCTGCAGGATCACTATCTTGATTCATCTTGGAGAACTGGCAACAGTCTt CCCTGGATGTTGGACAGCAGCATTAGTGAAGAAAACAGGGCTGTCATTGAGAAGATGTTGCTGGAAGAAGA ATATTATTTATCTAATAAATCACTTTCTGAAAAAATATGGCTCAGCCAAAAGGAAGTAGAGAAAAGATCTATGAAAAG CCCACATAAGAAAACTGGAAAAGTCAT GGTGCGATCGCCTACAAAAGCACCTGGCTGCTCCTTGAAGTGGACATCAGAGGAAAAAGAGCTGTTTGAGCAAGGACTA GTGAAATTTGGCCGCAGGTGGACGAAAATTGCCAAGTTGATCGGCACTCGAACGGTTCTGCAAGTCAAGAGCTACGCTCGGCAGTACTTTAGGAACAAG GCAAAAAATGGTGATTCTGAAAAAGAAGAGCGAAGTCAGTGTGGGAGCAGCCTTCCCATGGAGGATGGAATAAGGGTAGAAGCTGGAAACTTGAGAGGCCGTGCAGACCCCAACCTGAACGCAGTGAAAATTGAAAAGCTGTCAGATGATGAGGAAGTGGACATAACTGATGACATGGATGAACTACTCACTCCTGCCTTCCAGCAAGAAACTGCAAAATCTGAATTTCCTGTTATTCCAAAAAGTCCAGTTGAAGAAACAAAAGCAGTGGAACAAGGTTTTTCATCTGCTGGACACAGTTCTGCAACTGCTTTACCTAAAGAAGATCCTCACCATACCAGGCCAGAGACAGTGGATGCGTTGGTATTTCCTGCAGTGGCAGCAACGTGTTCCCAGCACCTGAATGGGGATAACTCTGTGAATTTGGATTACCAGCAGTACAATAACTTCATTGAGAAAGCTGAACAAGGTGGACCAGTCACATGTCATGGGACTGCACAAGGAACTGATCAGGAGCTCAGTGAGGAGCAAAGAGACCCAGCTGATAATggattgctttttccttcttcatgcCAAGTGGATGAAGATCATCAAGAGGAAGCAGAGGAGCTGAAGCCACCTGATCAAGAAGTGGAGGTTGACAGAAGCATCATtctggaagaagaaaagcaggcTATTCCCGAATTCTTCGAAGGGCGCCAGGCCAAAACACCAGAGCGTTATTTGAAAATCAGGAATTATATTTTGGATCAGTG GGAGAGATGCAAACCCAAATACCTGAACAAGACCTCAGTGCGTCCTGGCCTGAAGAACTGCGGGGACGTCAACTGCATCGGGCGGATCCACACGTACCTGGAGCTGATAGGAGCAATCAACTTTGGCTGTG agcaggctGTGTACAACCGGCCCCAGCCCGCCGACAGGAGCCgctgcagggagggcaaggACACGGTGGAAGCCTATCAGCTGGCCCAGCGCCTGCAGTCCATG CGCACAAGAAGACGGCGAGTGCGGGACCCTTGGGGAAACTGGTGTGATGCAAAGGATTTGGAAGGACAGACATTTGAG caTCTCTCGGCTGAGGAATTAGCaagaaggagagaggaagaaaaactgaaaccTGCAAAGTCTTCTAAAGGTTCGAGACAAATCAaaag TTCCTTTGATCCCTTTCAGCTGATACCATGCTGTTTGTTCACGGAAGAGAAGCAG GCACCCTTTCAGGTGAAAGTGTCTTCTGAAGCACTTTTAATAATGGATTTG CACTCTCACGTGTCTCTGGCAGAAGTGATTGGGCTGCTCGGTGGAAGGTACTCTGAAGCTGATAAGACCGTGGAA GTgtgtgcagcagagccctgcaacAGCCTGAGCACAGGCCTGCAGTGCGAGATGGACCCGGTGTCCCAGACCCAGGCTTCGGAATCGCTGGCGGCCAGGGGCTTCCAGGTCATTGGCTGGTACCATTCCCACCCCGCCTTCGACCCCAACCCCTCCATCCGGGACATTGACACTCAGGCTAAGTACCAG AGCTATTTCTCCAGGGGTGGTGCCATGTTCATCGGAATGATCATAAGCCCTTACAACAGGAATAATCCTCTCCCCTATTCCCAGATCACCTGTCTGGTCATTAGTGACGAGATCAGTTCTGACGGTTCCTATC GCCTGCCCTACAAATTTGAAACGGAACAGATGTTGGAGGAGCCTCAGTGGGaattaatatttgaaaaaacaAGGTGGATAAttgaaaaatacagattttgccACAG TGTCCCCATGGATAAAATTTTTCATAGAGATTCTGACCTGACTTGTTTGCAAAAG CTTTTGGAGTGCATGAGGAAGACTTTGGGCAAGGTAACAAACTGCCTCATTGCTGAAGAGTTCTTGACTCAGATAGAAAACTTATTCCTTTCCACGTACAAGAGTGAGAAAAGGGATAATGGTGAAGGAAGTGAGAATGAATGTTCACATGAACTGCTGGTGTGA
- the MYSM1 gene encoding deubiquitinase MYSM1 isoform X1, translating to MAAAEEPEVDIEGDPAAAPGDHENTASSLLQDHYLDSSWRTGNSLPWMLDSSISEENRAVIEKMLLEEEYYLSNKSLSEKIWLSQKEVEKRSMKSPHKKTGKVMVRSPTKAPGCSLKWTSEEKELFEQGLVKFGRRWTKIAKLIGTRTVLQVKSYARQYFRNKAKNGDSEKEERSQCGSSLPMEDGIRVEAGNLRGRADPNLNAVKIEKLSDDEEVDITDDMDELLTPAFQQETAKSEFPVIPKSPVEETKAVEQGFSSAGHSSATALPKEDPHHTRPETVDALVFPAVAATCSQHLNGDNSVNLDYQQYNNFIEKAEQGGPVTCHGTAQGTDQELSEEQRDPADNGLLFPSSCQVDEDHQEEAEELKPPDQEVEVDRSIILEEEKQAIPEFFEGRQAKTPERYLKIRNYILDQWERCKPKYLNKTSVRPGLKNCGDVNCIGRIHTYLELIGAINFGCEQAVYNRPQPADRSRCREGKDTVEAYQLAQRLQSMRTRRRRVRDPWGNWCDAKDLEGQTFEHLSAEELARRREEEKLKPAKSSKGSRQIKSSFDPFQLIPCCLFTEEKQAPFQVKVSSEALLIMDLHSHVSLAEVIGLLGGRYSEADKTVEVCAAEPCNSLSTGLQCEMDPVSQTQASESLAARGFQVIGWYHSHPAFDPNPSIRDIDTQAKYQSYFSRGGAMFIGMIISPYNRNNPLPYSQITCLVISDEISSDGSYRLPYKFETEQMLEEPQWELIFEKTRWIIEKYRFCHSSVPMDKIFHRDSDLTCLQKLLECMRKTLGKVTNCLIAEEFLTQIENLFLSTYKSEKRDNGEGSENECSHELLV from the exons atggcggcggcggaggaGCCCGAGGTGGACATTGAGGGGGACCCTGCGGCCGCACCGGG AGATCATGAAAACACAGCATCAAGCCTGCTGCAGGATCACTATCTTGATTCATCTTGGAGAACTGGCAACAGTCTt CCCTGGATGTTGGACAGCAGCATTAGTGAAGAAAACAGGGCTGTCATTGAGAAGATGTTGCTGGAAGAAGA ATATTATTTATCTAATAAATCACTTTCTGAAAAAATATGGCTCAGCCAAAAGGAAGTAGAGAAAAGATCTATGAAAAG CCCACATAAGAAAACTGGAAAAGTCAT GGTGCGATCGCCTACAAAAGCACCTGGCTGCTCCTTGAAGTGGACATCAGAGGAAAAAGAGCTGTTTGAGCAAGGACTA GTGAAATTTGGCCGCAGGTGGACGAAAATTGCCAAGTTGATCGGCACTCGAACGGTTCTGCAAGTCAAGAGCTACGCTCGGCAGTACTTTAGGAACAAG GCAAAAAATGGTGATTCTGAAAAAGAAGAGCGAAGTCAGTGTGGGAGCAGCCTTCCCATGGAGGATGGAATAAGGGTAGAAGCTGGAAACTTGAGAGGCCGTGCAGACCCCAACCTGAACGCAGTGAAAATTGAAAAGCTGTCAGATGATGAGGAAGTGGACATAACTGATGACATGGATGAACTACTCACTCCTGCCTTCCAGCAAGAAACTGCAAAATCTGAATTTCCTGTTATTCCAAAAAGTCCAGTTGAAGAAACAAAAGCAGTGGAACAAGGTTTTTCATCTGCTGGACACAGTTCTGCAACTGCTTTACCTAAAGAAGATCCTCACCATACCAGGCCAGAGACAGTGGATGCGTTGGTATTTCCTGCAGTGGCAGCAACGTGTTCCCAGCACCTGAATGGGGATAACTCTGTGAATTTGGATTACCAGCAGTACAATAACTTCATTGAGAAAGCTGAACAAGGTGGACCAGTCACATGTCATGGGACTGCACAAGGAACTGATCAGGAGCTCAGTGAGGAGCAAAGAGACCCAGCTGATAATggattgctttttccttcttcatgcCAAGTGGATGAAGATCATCAAGAGGAAGCAGAGGAGCTGAAGCCACCTGATCAAGAAGTGGAGGTTGACAGAAGCATCATtctggaagaagaaaagcaggcTATTCCCGAATTCTTCGAAGGGCGCCAGGCCAAAACACCAGAGCGTTATTTGAAAATCAGGAATTATATTTTGGATCAGTG GGAGAGATGCAAACCCAAATACCTGAACAAGACCTCAGTGCGTCCTGGCCTGAAGAACTGCGGGGACGTCAACTGCATCGGGCGGATCCACACGTACCTGGAGCTGATAGGAGCAATCAACTTTGGCTGTG agcaggctGTGTACAACCGGCCCCAGCCCGCCGACAGGAGCCgctgcagggagggcaaggACACGGTGGAAGCCTATCAGCTGGCCCAGCGCCTGCAGTCCATG CGCACAAGAAGACGGCGAGTGCGGGACCCTTGGGGAAACTGGTGTGATGCAAAGGATTTGGAAGGACAGACATTTGAG caTCTCTCGGCTGAGGAATTAGCaagaaggagagaggaagaaaaactgaaaccTGCAAAGTCTTCTAAAGGTTCGAGACAAATCAaaag TTCCTTTGATCCCTTTCAGCTGATACCATGCTGTTTGTTCACGGAAGAGAAGCAG GCACCCTTTCAGGTGAAAGTGTCTTCTGAAGCACTTTTAATAATGGATTTG CACTCTCACGTGTCTCTGGCAGAAGTGATTGGGCTGCTCGGTGGAAGGTACTCTGAAGCTGATAAGACCGTGGAA GTgtgtgcagcagagccctgcaacAGCCTGAGCACAGGCCTGCAGTGCGAGATGGACCCGGTGTCCCAGACCCAGGCTTCGGAATCGCTGGCGGCCAGGGGCTTCCAGGTCATTGGCTGGTACCATTCCCACCCCGCCTTCGACCCCAACCCCTCCATCCGGGACATTGACACTCAGGCTAAGTACCAG AGCTATTTCTCCAGGGGTGGTGCCATGTTCATCGGAATGATCATAAGCCCTTACAACAGGAATAATCCTCTCCCCTATTCCCAGATCACCTGTCTGGTCATTAGTGACGAGATCAGTTCTGACGGTTCCTATC GCCTGCCCTACAAATTTGAAACGGAACAGATGTTGGAGGAGCCTCAGTGGGaattaatatttgaaaaaacaAGGTGGATAAttgaaaaatacagattttgccACAG CAGTGTCCCCATGGATAAAATTTTTCATAGAGATTCTGACCTGACTTGTTTGCAAAAG CTTTTGGAGTGCATGAGGAAGACTTTGGGCAAGGTAACAAACTGCCTCATTGCTGAAGAGTTCTTGACTCAGATAGAAAACTTATTCCTTTCCACGTACAAGAGTGAGAAAAGGGATAATGGTGAAGGAAGTGAGAATGAATGTTCACATGAACTGCTGGTGTGA
- the MYSM1 gene encoding deubiquitinase MYSM1 isoform X3 has translation MQHSRDHENTASSLLQDHYLDSSWRTGNSLPWMLDSSISEENRAVIEKMLLEEEYYLSNKSLSEKIWLSQKEVEKRSMKSPHKKTGKVMVRSPTKAPGCSLKWTSEEKELFEQGLVKFGRRWTKIAKLIGTRTVLQVKSYARQYFRNKAKNGDSEKEERSQCGSSLPMEDGIRVEAGNLRGRADPNLNAVKIEKLSDDEEVDITDDMDELLTPAFQQETAKSEFPVIPKSPVEETKAVEQGFSSAGHSSATALPKEDPHHTRPETVDALVFPAVAATCSQHLNGDNSVNLDYQQYNNFIEKAEQGGPVTCHGTAQGTDQELSEEQRDPADNGLLFPSSCQVDEDHQEEAEELKPPDQEVEVDRSIILEEEKQAIPEFFEGRQAKTPERYLKIRNYILDQWERCKPKYLNKTSVRPGLKNCGDVNCIGRIHTYLELIGAINFGCEQAVYNRPQPADRSRCREGKDTVEAYQLAQRLQSMRTRRRRVRDPWGNWCDAKDLEGQTFEHLSAEELARRREEEKLKPAKSSKGSRQIKSSFDPFQLIPCCLFTEEKQAPFQVKVSSEALLIMDLHSHVSLAEVIGLLGGRYSEADKTVEVCAAEPCNSLSTGLQCEMDPVSQTQASESLAARGFQVIGWYHSHPAFDPNPSIRDIDTQAKYQSYFSRGGAMFIGMIISPYNRNNPLPYSQITCLVISDEISSDGSYRLPYKFETEQMLEEPQWELIFEKTRWIIEKYRFCHSSVPMDKIFHRDSDLTCLQKLLECMRKTLGKVTNCLIAEEFLTQIENLFLSTYKSEKRDNGEGSENECSHELLV, from the exons atgcagcactccag AGATCATGAAAACACAGCATCAAGCCTGCTGCAGGATCACTATCTTGATTCATCTTGGAGAACTGGCAACAGTCTt CCCTGGATGTTGGACAGCAGCATTAGTGAAGAAAACAGGGCTGTCATTGAGAAGATGTTGCTGGAAGAAGA ATATTATTTATCTAATAAATCACTTTCTGAAAAAATATGGCTCAGCCAAAAGGAAGTAGAGAAAAGATCTATGAAAAG CCCACATAAGAAAACTGGAAAAGTCAT GGTGCGATCGCCTACAAAAGCACCTGGCTGCTCCTTGAAGTGGACATCAGAGGAAAAAGAGCTGTTTGAGCAAGGACTA GTGAAATTTGGCCGCAGGTGGACGAAAATTGCCAAGTTGATCGGCACTCGAACGGTTCTGCAAGTCAAGAGCTACGCTCGGCAGTACTTTAGGAACAAG GCAAAAAATGGTGATTCTGAAAAAGAAGAGCGAAGTCAGTGTGGGAGCAGCCTTCCCATGGAGGATGGAATAAGGGTAGAAGCTGGAAACTTGAGAGGCCGTGCAGACCCCAACCTGAACGCAGTGAAAATTGAAAAGCTGTCAGATGATGAGGAAGTGGACATAACTGATGACATGGATGAACTACTCACTCCTGCCTTCCAGCAAGAAACTGCAAAATCTGAATTTCCTGTTATTCCAAAAAGTCCAGTTGAAGAAACAAAAGCAGTGGAACAAGGTTTTTCATCTGCTGGACACAGTTCTGCAACTGCTTTACCTAAAGAAGATCCTCACCATACCAGGCCAGAGACAGTGGATGCGTTGGTATTTCCTGCAGTGGCAGCAACGTGTTCCCAGCACCTGAATGGGGATAACTCTGTGAATTTGGATTACCAGCAGTACAATAACTTCATTGAGAAAGCTGAACAAGGTGGACCAGTCACATGTCATGGGACTGCACAAGGAACTGATCAGGAGCTCAGTGAGGAGCAAAGAGACCCAGCTGATAATggattgctttttccttcttcatgcCAAGTGGATGAAGATCATCAAGAGGAAGCAGAGGAGCTGAAGCCACCTGATCAAGAAGTGGAGGTTGACAGAAGCATCATtctggaagaagaaaagcaggcTATTCCCGAATTCTTCGAAGGGCGCCAGGCCAAAACACCAGAGCGTTATTTGAAAATCAGGAATTATATTTTGGATCAGTG GGAGAGATGCAAACCCAAATACCTGAACAAGACCTCAGTGCGTCCTGGCCTGAAGAACTGCGGGGACGTCAACTGCATCGGGCGGATCCACACGTACCTGGAGCTGATAGGAGCAATCAACTTTGGCTGTG agcaggctGTGTACAACCGGCCCCAGCCCGCCGACAGGAGCCgctgcagggagggcaaggACACGGTGGAAGCCTATCAGCTGGCCCAGCGCCTGCAGTCCATG CGCACAAGAAGACGGCGAGTGCGGGACCCTTGGGGAAACTGGTGTGATGCAAAGGATTTGGAAGGACAGACATTTGAG caTCTCTCGGCTGAGGAATTAGCaagaaggagagaggaagaaaaactgaaaccTGCAAAGTCTTCTAAAGGTTCGAGACAAATCAaaag TTCCTTTGATCCCTTTCAGCTGATACCATGCTGTTTGTTCACGGAAGAGAAGCAG GCACCCTTTCAGGTGAAAGTGTCTTCTGAAGCACTTTTAATAATGGATTTG CACTCTCACGTGTCTCTGGCAGAAGTGATTGGGCTGCTCGGTGGAAGGTACTCTGAAGCTGATAAGACCGTGGAA GTgtgtgcagcagagccctgcaacAGCCTGAGCACAGGCCTGCAGTGCGAGATGGACCCGGTGTCCCAGACCCAGGCTTCGGAATCGCTGGCGGCCAGGGGCTTCCAGGTCATTGGCTGGTACCATTCCCACCCCGCCTTCGACCCCAACCCCTCCATCCGGGACATTGACACTCAGGCTAAGTACCAG AGCTATTTCTCCAGGGGTGGTGCCATGTTCATCGGAATGATCATAAGCCCTTACAACAGGAATAATCCTCTCCCCTATTCCCAGATCACCTGTCTGGTCATTAGTGACGAGATCAGTTCTGACGGTTCCTATC GCCTGCCCTACAAATTTGAAACGGAACAGATGTTGGAGGAGCCTCAGTGGGaattaatatttgaaaaaacaAGGTGGATAAttgaaaaatacagattttgccACAG CAGTGTCCCCATGGATAAAATTTTTCATAGAGATTCTGACCTGACTTGTTTGCAAAAG CTTTTGGAGTGCATGAGGAAGACTTTGGGCAAGGTAACAAACTGCCTCATTGCTGAAGAGTTCTTGACTCAGATAGAAAACTTATTCCTTTCCACGTACAAGAGTGAGAAAAGGGATAATGGTGAAGGAAGTGAGAATGAATGTTCACATGAACTGCTGGTGTGA